From a single Bacillus kexueae genomic region:
- a CDS encoding ATP-binding protein, whose amino-acid sequence MKRHHIPIQWKMTLLSFGVVAFTLLIATVIFIGKAIGIKENELGNQALVMARTVAQLPIVQEQIHEPEGWKEIQPVVEQIRTVNGSDYIVVLNMNRIRYSHPSPKQLGTVSSGKDEGPAFAEHSYVSKAKGEKGIAIRGFVPIMDGDQRQVGVVIVGMLMPSVAEIINSIKNELMITTGLVSLFGIIGSWLLARKIKEDTFNLEPYEIGKLLVERTAVFQAINEGIIAVNSLNQITVFNEKAKELLAVDGELEGKGINEILHDSRLVHILCQKEDVFNEEVRINHKVIFVSKVSIKVNGRIVGNVAIFQDRTEITKVAEELTGVKGFVEALRVQNHEHQNRLHTIAGLIQLDEKEKALQYIFHSTEENMNLVSFLTKRISYESVSGLLLGKIRRGKEMDVKVSIHPDSSLHSLPPLVDEHDLVVVIGNLLENALYAVQKSTYKSKVVDVSITERENLTLIVQDNGIGIRDEDLQAVYQKGFTTKGNEGSGLGLHLIKNTVEKANGSITIQSSLGEGTVVKVVIPMTGGMHDE is encoded by the coding sequence ATGAAACGACATCATATTCCAATTCAATGGAAAATGACACTTTTATCCTTCGGAGTAGTAGCTTTTACTCTATTAATTGCTACAGTTATTTTCATAGGAAAGGCCATTGGTATAAAAGAAAATGAATTAGGGAATCAAGCTTTAGTTATGGCAAGAACGGTTGCACAATTACCGATTGTTCAAGAGCAAATTCACGAACCAGAAGGATGGAAGGAAATCCAGCCAGTTGTCGAACAAATAAGAACGGTAAATGGTTCGGATTATATCGTCGTCCTTAATATGAATCGAATTCGTTATTCGCACCCATCCCCTAAGCAACTAGGAACTGTATCTTCTGGAAAGGACGAAGGACCTGCGTTTGCGGAACACAGTTATGTGAGTAAAGCGAAAGGTGAAAAAGGGATTGCCATTCGAGGATTTGTTCCGATAATGGACGGGGATCAAAGGCAAGTTGGTGTTGTGATTGTAGGAATGTTGATGCCGTCAGTTGCTGAAATTATCAACAGTATTAAAAACGAATTAATGATTACAACAGGTCTCGTTTCTTTGTTTGGCATCATCGGCTCTTGGCTATTAGCGAGGAAAATAAAAGAAGACACGTTCAATTTGGAGCCTTATGAAATTGGCAAGCTATTAGTAGAACGAACGGCAGTGTTTCAAGCGATCAATGAAGGGATTATTGCCGTTAATTCCTTGAATCAAATAACCGTGTTTAATGAAAAAGCTAAAGAGCTTTTAGCTGTGGATGGGGAATTGGAAGGGAAGGGAATTAATGAAATTTTACATGATTCTCGACTTGTTCATATTCTTTGTCAAAAAGAGGATGTTTTTAATGAGGAAGTAAGGATTAACCATAAAGTTATTTTTGTTTCCAAAGTTTCAATAAAGGTAAACGGCCGCATCGTTGGAAATGTCGCTATTTTTCAAGATCGGACTGAAATCACAAAAGTAGCAGAAGAATTAACAGGTGTTAAAGGGTTTGTCGAAGCTCTTCGCGTTCAAAATCATGAGCATCAAAATCGATTACATACAATTGCAGGACTGATTCAACTAGATGAAAAAGAGAAGGCACTACAATATATCTTCCATTCGACAGAAGAAAACATGAACTTAGTCTCTTTTTTAACAAAGCGTATCAGTTACGAGAGTGTTTCAGGGCTACTTTTAGGAAAAATACGACGTGGAAAAGAAATGGATGTAAAAGTATCCATTCATCCGGATAGTTCACTTCATTCCTTGCCCCCTTTAGTAGATGAACATGATTTAGTCGTTGTAATCGGCAATTTACTAGAGAATGCTTTATATGCTGTACAAAAGAGCACTTACAAATCGAAGGTCGTGGATGTATCCATAACAGAAAGGGAGAATTTAACTTTAATCGTTCAAGATAACGGTATCGGAATACGTGACGAAGATTTACAGGCAGTTTACCAAAAAGGTTTTACGACGAAAGGCAATGAAGGGTCAGGGCTAGGACTTCACTTAATAAAGAACACAGTGGAGAAGGCGAATGGTTCTATTACCATACAATCTTCTTTAGGTGAGGGGACTGTTGTGAAAGTAGTTATTCCAATGACCGGAGGAATGCATGATGAATGA
- a CDS encoding response regulator, with product MMNETIRVMLIEDDPMVQEVNKLFIEKIPSFQVCSLARTGNEGFEKIVETNPDLLLLDIYMPNQDGLETLSKLRMENVDIDVIAITAANDPDTVKQMFRLGVIDYIVKPFKFERLKQSLEKYRAYKMNLTKDQLVQHDIDQMVLGKNQQHPSYGNHLPKGLNPQTLQTVSSFIEGKNSPLSAEEVADGVGIARVTARRYLEFLVKQKKVIVTIEYGQVGRPVNLYQWM from the coding sequence ATGATGAATGAAACAATCAGAGTAATGCTAATAGAAGATGATCCAATGGTTCAGGAGGTAAACAAATTATTTATCGAAAAAATACCTTCATTTCAAGTATGCTCATTAGCAAGGACGGGGAATGAAGGGTTCGAAAAAATTGTAGAGACGAATCCGGATTTACTATTGCTAGATATTTATATGCCCAATCAAGATGGATTGGAGACATTATCTAAACTGAGAATGGAGAATGTGGATATCGACGTGATTGCAATTACAGCTGCTAATGATCCAGATACTGTTAAGCAAATGTTTCGGCTGGGGGTCATCGATTATATAGTGAAACCATTCAAATTTGAACGGTTAAAACAATCACTTGAGAAGTACAGAGCGTATAAAATGAATTTAACAAAGGACCAGCTTGTTCAACATGATATCGATCAAATGGTATTAGGAAAAAATCAACAACATCCATCATACGGTAACCATTTGCCAAAGGGATTAAACCCCCAAACGTTACAAACTGTTTCTTCTTTTATTGAAGGGAAGAATTCGCCACTATCAGCCGAAGAGGTAGCTGATGGAGTCGGAATTGCGAGAGTAACAGCAAGAAGGTATTTGGAGTTTTTAGTGAAACAAAAGAAGGTTATTGTCACGATAGAGTATGGTCAAGTTGGACGTCCGGTTAACCTCTATCAATGGATGTAA